A stretch of the Pan troglodytes isolate AG18354 chromosome 20, NHGRI_mPanTro3-v2.0_pri, whole genome shotgun sequence genome encodes the following:
- the CARD8 gene encoding caspase recruitment domain-containing protein 8 isoform X7, with protein MRRWKDFLGPGIQDQPETSSLFPGVLFKADFVARRPMPMSITQKNSFSFTWLGRPHHHGRSQRRSKGYTGSYPVFLRSVVTSHIFSKMMMRQRQSHYCSVLFLSVNYLGGTFPGDICSEENQIVSSYASKVCFEIEQDYKNRQFLGPEGNVDVELIDKSTNTYSVWFPTAGWYLWSATGLGFLVRDAVTVTIAFGSWNQHLALDLQHHEQWLVGGPLFDVTAEPEEAVAEIHLPHFISLQAGEVDVSWFLVAHFKDEGMVLEHPARVEPFYAVLEKPSFSLMGILLRIASGTRLSIPITSNTLIYYHPHPEDIKFHLYLVPSDALLTKMIDDEEDRFCGVRLQTSPPVEPLNFGARYIVSNSAHLEIIPTELKLSYRSPGEIQHFSKFYAGQMKEPIQLEITEKRHETLVWKTVVKPVDIQLGAASAPPAFSGAAFVKENHRQLQARLGDLKGVLDDLQDNEVLTENEKELVEQAKTRQSKNDILLTMVEKKGDRALELLFRSISERDPYLVSYLRQQNL; from the exons atgcGAAGGTGGAAGGATTTCTTGGggccgggaattcaagaccagcctgagacctcatctctattccCTGGAGTCCTCTTCAAAGCAGATTTTGTTGCCAGACGTCCTATGCCTATGTCCATTACCCAGAAAAATTCTTttagtttcacatggctggggaggcctcaccatcatggcagaagtcaaaggaggagcaaag GGTATACAGGGAGCTACCCCGTGTTTCTGAGATCCGTTGTGACATCTCACATTTTTTCCAAGATGATGATGAGACAGAGGCAGAGCCATTATTGTTCCGTGCTGTTCCTGAGTGTCAACTATCTGGGGGGGACATTCCCAG GAGACATTTGCTCAGAAGAGAATCAAATAGTTTCCTCTTATGCTTCTAAAGTCTGTTTTGAGATCGAACAAGATTATAAAAATCGTCAGTTTCTGGGGCCTGAAGGAAATGTGGATGTTGAGTTGATTGATAAGAGCACAAACACATACAG TGTTTGGTTCCCCACTGCTGGCTGGTATCTGTGGTCAGCCACAGGCCTTGGCTTCCTGGTAAGGGATGCGGTCACAGTGACGATTGCGTTTGGTTCCTGGAATCAGCACCTGGCCCTGGACCTGCAGCACCATGAACAGTGGCTGGTGGGCGGCCCCTTGTTTGATGTCACTGCAGAGCCAGAGGAGGCTGTCGCCGAAATCCACCTCCCCCACTTCATCTCCCTGCAAG CAGGTGAGGTGGACGTCTCCTGGTTCCTCGTTGCCCATTTTAAGGATGAAGGGATGGTCCTGGAGCATCCAGCCCGGGTGGAGCCTTTCTATGCCGTTCTGGAAAAGCCCAGCTTCTCTCTGATGGGCATCCTGCTGCGGATCGCCAGTGGGACTCGCCTCTCTATCCCCATCACTTCCAACACATTGATCTATTACCACCCGCACCCCGAAGATATTAAGTTCCACTTGTACCTTGTCCCCAGCGACGCCTTGCTAACGAAG ATGATAGATGATGAGGAAGATCGCTTCTGTGGTGTGCGTCTACAGACTTCACCCCCAGTGGAACCCCTGAACTTTGGTGCCCGTTATATTGTGTCTAATTCTGCTCATCTGGAAATAATACCCACG GAGTTGAAATTGTCCTACAGGAGCCCTGGAGAAATCCAGCACTTCTCAAAATTCTATGCTGGGCAGATGAAAGAACCCATTCAACTTGAAATTACTGAAAAAAGACATGAGACTTTGGTCTGGAAGACTGTGGTGAAGCCAG TGGATATCCAGCTTGGAGCTGCATCAGCCCCTCCTGCCTTCTCAG GTGCAGCCTTTGTGAAGGAGAACCACCGGCAACTCCAAGCCAGGTTGGGGGACCTGAAAGGGGTGCTCGATGATCTCCAAGACAATGAGGTTCTCACTGAGAATGAGAAGGAGCTGGTGGAGCAGGCAAAGACACGGCAGAGCAAGAATGACATCCTGCTGACCATGGTGGAGAAGAAAGGGGACCGGGCCCTGGAGCTGCTCTTCAGAAGCATTAGTGAAAGGGACCCTTACCTCGTGTCCTATCTTAGACAGCAGAATTTGTAA
- the CARD8 gene encoding caspase recruitment domain-containing protein 8 isoform X14 translates to MVLEHPARVEPFYAVLEKPSFSLMGILLRIASGTRLSIPITSNTLIYYHPHPEDIKFHLYLVPSDALLTKMIDDEEDRFCGVRLQTSPPVEPLNFGARYIVSNSAHLEIIPTELKLSYRSPGEIQHFSKFYAGQMKEPIQLEITEKRHETLVWKTVVKPVDIQLGAASAPPAFSGAAFVKENHRQLQARLGDLKGVLDDLQDNEVLTENEKELVEQAKTRQSKNDILLTMVEKKGDRALELLFRSISERDPYLVSYLRQQNL, encoded by the exons ATGGTCCTGGAGCATCCAGCCCGGGTGGAGCCTTTCTATGCCGTTCTGGAAAAGCCCAGCTTCTCTCTGATGGGCATCCTGCTGCGGATCGCCAGTGGGACTCGCCTCTCTATCCCCATCACTTCCAACACATTGATCTATTACCACCCGCACCCCGAAGATATTAAGTTCCACTTGTACCTTGTCCCCAGCGACGCCTTGCTAACGAAG ATGATAGATGATGAGGAAGATCGCTTCTGTGGTGTGCGTCTACAGACTTCACCCCCAGTGGAACCCCTGAACTTTGGTGCCCGTTATATTGTGTCTAATTCTGCTCATCTGGAAATAATACCCACG GAGTTGAAATTGTCCTACAGGAGCCCTGGAGAAATCCAGCACTTCTCAAAATTCTATGCTGGGCAGATGAAAGAACCCATTCAACTTGAAATTACTGAAAAAAGACATGAGACTTTGGTCTGGAAGACTGTGGTGAAGCCAG TGGATATCCAGCTTGGAGCTGCATCAGCCCCTCCTGCCTTCTCAG GTGCAGCCTTTGTGAAGGAGAACCACCGGCAACTCCAAGCCAGGTTGGGGGACCTGAAAGGGGTGCTCGATGATCTCCAAGACAATGAGGTTCTCACTGAGAATGAGAAGGAGCTGGTGGAGCAGGCAAAGACACGGCAGAGCAAGAATGACATCCTGCTGACCATGGTGGAGAAGAAAGGGGACCGGGCCCTGGAGCTGCTCTTCAGAAGCATTAGTGAAAGGGACCCTTACCTCGTGTCCTATCTTAGACAGCAGAATTTGTAA